TGGTTTTATTCGTGGAGGACTGTCTCTCGCTAATATTGGAGCGTCCATGTTGTTTGCAGGCATTTCTGGTACAGCGTTGGCAGACACAGCCAGTATTGGAGCAATGCTTATACCAGCCATGAAAGAAGAAGGTTACGAAGCCGATTTTGCTGCAGCAGTAACGGCGTCGTCCTCAACTGTCGGACCGATTATTCCTCCAAGTTTACCAATGATCATCGCCGGTACACTGACAGGGATTTCTGTCGGCAAACTATTTATTGCAGGGGCCATACCCGGAATAATACTAGGTCTATCTATGATGGTGGTATCATATATAATCAGCGTAAAAAGGGGTCATCCCAAAGGGGAGCGTAAGCCACTTGGATATGTATTGAAAACTTTCAAAGACGCAGTGTGGGCTATTGGGTTGACAGTTCTGATTCTTTATGGAATATTAAGCGGGGCGTTTACTCCTACAGAAGCATCGATAATTGCAGTAGTATATGCCGTTATTGTTGGAAAGTTCATATACAAAGATCTGAAGTTTTCTCAACTTCCAGGTTCTATAATCGAATCGGTAAAGATGTCGGCAGCTATCATGATTCTCGTTGGTTTTGCCAACCTGTTTGCATGGATCCTTGCCAGTGAGCAGATTCCGCAAATGATAGCACGAGGTATTTTGTCAATATCTACAAATAAAATTATAGTAATATTATTGATTAACCTGCTGCTGCTGTTTGTTGGGACATTCATGGAAACCATCGCAGCATTGATTATCTTATTTCCGGTTTTGCTCCCGGTTGCAACCAGTATAGGATTGGATCCGATACAGTTTGGCGTGATGGCAGTGCTTAACTTGGTAATAGGTTTGACTACGCCCCCTGTAGGAGTGTGCTTGTTCGTTGCTTCCAGTATTGGAGATGTACCATTGATTAAGATATCAAAAGCCGTATTGCCTTTCTTGGCAGTAAGTTTGGCCGTATTGATGCTAGTTAGCTTCGTGCCGGCTATAAGCTTGTTCTTGCCGAGTTTATTCAATTAATTTGTAAGTTCAGAAAGAAGCTTGCCTGAAGAAAATGAAGGCTAGTTAGAGTTAATAACATAATACAACTTATTAGTAATTATATCTCGAGTCAGTTTAGAAAAAAATGTTGGAATGGAGGAAAATATGAAAGCAGCAATAGTCAATGAGCCATATAGAATGGAAGTCATCCAAATGGATAACCCGACGTTAGAATCCGAAACAGAGGTTATCATTAAAATCAAGGCGGCTGGAATATGTGGATCAGACGTGCACATATTTCATGGCACCAATGCAGTTGCGACATACCCGAGAGTCATAGGTCATGAGATGGTGGGAGTAGTGGAAGAGGTAGGACAAAAGGTCGACAAAGTAAAAAAGGGCGACCGAGTCATTGTCGATCAGGTGATAAACTGTGGAGAGTGCTACGCTTGCAAAATAGGCAGAGGCAATGTGTGCCAAGATCTTAAGGTAAGAGGAGTGCATGTTCATGGAGGATTTAGAGAATATATTAATGTTGATCAAGAGGATTGCTATATATTGCCCGATAAATTATCATTTGAAGATGCTGTAATGATTGAACCGTCTACAATAGCAGTTCAATGCATAAAAAGGGCAGAACTCAATAAAGAAGACACGTTGCTGATATTGGGTGCAGGTGCATTGGGAAGCAGCATACTAAGGATAGCGAGACTTTCAGGAGCAAAAATCATCGTTGCAGATATATTTAAAGATAAGTTAGAGGATGCATTGAAAGCTGGCGCAGATTATGTTATCGACATGTCTGAAGAATATCCGGAGAAAAAAATCAGAGAAATTACAGGAGGTTACGGCCCAACGGTTTCTATTGATGCTGCTTGTACAAAGGAGACATTACCGTTCTTGCTAGATGTAACAGGGAATGCGGGGCGTGTAATAACAATGGGATTTTCAGAAGAGCTTTCACCTATAACTCAGTTGAAAATTACTGCTAAGGAGCTTGATG
This DNA window, taken from Alkalibacter saccharofermentans DSM 14828, encodes the following:
- a CDS encoding zinc-binding alcohol dehydrogenase family protein, with protein sequence MKAAIVNEPYRMEVIQMDNPTLESETEVIIKIKAAGICGSDVHIFHGTNAVATYPRVIGHEMVGVVEEVGQKVDKVKKGDRVIVDQVINCGECYACKIGRGNVCQDLKVRGVHVHGGFREYINVDQEDCYILPDKLSFEDAVMIEPSTIAVQCIKRAELNKEDTLLILGAGALGSSILRIARLSGAKIIVADIFKDKLEDALKAGADYVIDMSEEYPEKKIREITGGYGPTVSIDAACTKETLPFLLDVTGNAGRVITMGFSEELSPITQLKITAKELDVRGSRLQNKRFQDVLDLIAEGKLDLSGSISHTFDFSEIIDAFKFIDSRDPSIRKVVITF
- a CDS encoding TRAP transporter large permease, with product MTALLLFVAFIVLIFFGLPVAFSLGVSSLLYLFVEDISLSIVAQRMYSGIDSFTLVSIPGFILAGNLMNTGGITKRIIAFANAIFGFIRGGLSLANIGASMLFAGISGTALADTASIGAMLIPAMKEEGYEADFAAAVTASSSTVGPIIPPSLPMIIAGTLTGISVGKLFIAGAIPGIILGLSMMVVSYIISVKRGHPKGERKPLGYVLKTFKDAVWAIGLTVLILYGILSGAFTPTEASIIAVVYAVIVGKFIYKDLKFSQLPGSIIESVKMSAAIMILVGFANLFAWILASEQIPQMIARGILSISTNKIIVILLINLLLLFVGTFMETIAALIILFPVLLPVATSIGLDPIQFGVMAVLNLVIGLTTPPVGVCLFVASSIGDVPLIKISKAVLPFLAVSLAVLMLVSFVPAISLFLPSLFN